One part of the Parabacteroides distasonis ATCC 8503 genome encodes these proteins:
- a CDS encoding BlaI/MecI/CopY family transcriptional regulator, with amino-acid sequence MEKLTMQEEEAMRWIWRIGPCFVKDVLAKYEDPKPPYTTLASVIKNLERKKYVKAKRYGNTYEYRPLIEETEYKRTFLGGVVTNYFANSYKEMVSFFAKDQKISTDDLKDIIDLIEKGKE; translated from the coding sequence ATGGAGAAGCTAACGATGCAGGAAGAAGAGGCGATGCGCTGGATTTGGCGGATCGGTCCTTGTTTTGTGAAAGATGTGCTGGCCAAATACGAGGACCCGAAACCTCCTTATACGACGCTCGCTTCCGTGATCAAGAATCTGGAGCGAAAGAAGTACGTGAAGGCGAAACGTTATGGAAATACGTATGAATACCGTCCTTTGATAGAGGAAACGGAATATAAACGTACGTTCCTTGGCGGCGTGGTAACGAATTATTTCGCTAACTCGTATAAAGAAATGGTTTCTTTCTTTGCGAAAGATCAGAAAATCTCTACGGATGATCTAAAGGATATCATCGATTTGATTGAGAAAGGAAAAGAATAA
- a CDS encoding glycosyltransferase, translating into MKILLVTRGSQGDVLPYLAIAAELERRGHEVTINLPQIFEETVKPYGFKYVLQQFDDIGGMIDSAAQNSHKFRPFLKWMRNVIDKQFDQLIPLLKEHDILVSTNSEFAVASIAEYCKKPLIRTAYAPFLPGKKIPPAVLPFPKPNPIITPAILWKLMNRMTNFMVKDTINKNRAKYGLAPIRNFGYHAGERSYNYLLFSQHLGNIDPDWTFKWSIGGYCFNDTFQYDEKAYEEMISFVDSAQSPIIFFTLGSCSSKDGNRFSKALVDICKKHDYRLIIGSGWAKTGITLQADKHLFLMKQPVPHNLIFRHCDGVIHHGGCGTTHSVGRAGKPQLITPLIIDQPYWSYRIHQLGLGPEGLKIAKASEQEIERKVCDLVTNPLYKKNAAHIGEMIQKEGGIKNICDSIERFQ; encoded by the coding sequence ATGAAAATACTATTAGTAACCAGAGGCTCACAAGGCGACGTCCTTCCTTATTTGGCCATAGCGGCCGAATTGGAAAGACGTGGCCATGAGGTGACCATCAATCTCCCTCAAATATTCGAGGAGACCGTTAAACCCTACGGATTTAAATACGTATTGCAGCAGTTTGACGATATCGGCGGCATGATCGATAGCGCAGCGCAAAACTCACATAAATTCCGGCCATTCCTTAAATGGATGAGGAACGTGATCGATAAACAGTTCGATCAATTGATTCCCCTACTAAAAGAGCATGATATTTTAGTATCGACCAACTCGGAATTTGCTGTCGCAAGTATCGCCGAGTATTGCAAGAAGCCCTTGATACGTACCGCCTACGCCCCGTTCTTGCCGGGTAAGAAGATTCCCCCGGCCGTATTGCCATTTCCCAAACCCAACCCGATCATCACCCCCGCCATCCTATGGAAGTTGATGAACCGGATGACCAATTTCATGGTCAAAGACACGATCAACAAGAACCGGGCTAAATACGGACTCGCTCCGATTCGTAATTTTGGTTATCATGCGGGAGAGCGTTCATATAATTACTTGCTTTTCAGCCAGCACCTAGGAAACATAGATCCGGACTGGACGTTCAAATGGTCGATCGGAGGCTATTGCTTCAATGACACTTTTCAATATGATGAGAAGGCTTACGAGGAAATGATATCATTCGTCGACAGCGCTCAAAGCCCTATTATCTTTTTTACCCTCGGGAGTTGTAGTTCCAAGGATGGTAACCGTTTTAGCAAAGCCTTGGTCGATATTTGCAAGAAACATGATTATCGGCTCATCATCGGTTCCGGTTGGGCAAAGACAGGAATCACCTTACAAGCGGATAAACATTTATTCTTAATGAAGCAGCCGGTTCCGCATAATTTGATATTTCGGCACTGCGACGGCGTTATCCATCATGGAGGTTGCGGCACGACCCATAGCGTAGGAAGGGCGGGAAAGCCCCAATTAATCACTCCGTTGATTATCGATCAACCCTATTGGTCCTATCGAATCCACCAATTAGGGTTAGGGCCGGAAGGGCTTAAGATAGCGAAAGCGAGCGAGCAGGAGATCGAACGCAAGGTTTGTGATCTGGTCACCAATCCGCTTTATAAGAAAAATGCCGCTCATATAGGCGAGATGATCCAAAAAGAGGGAGGTATAAAGAATATATGCGACTCTATCGAAAGATTTCAATGA
- a CDS encoding succinate dehydrogenase/fumarate reductase iron-sulfur subunit produces MDKDISVTLKVWRQRGPKEKGQFETYKIEKINQSVSFLEMLDILNEQLVNEGKEPIVFDHDCREGICGMCSLYVNGHPHGPATGATTCQLYMRRFHDGETITIEPWRSAGFPVIRDLMVDRYAYDKIIQAGGFTSVNTGGVPDANAIPIPKKDADLAMDAAACIGCGACAAACKNGSAMLFVSAKVSQLALLPQGKVEAARRAKAMVAKMDELGFGNCTNTRACEMECPKNISVSNIARLNREFICAKLQD; encoded by the coding sequence ATGGATAAAGATATAAGTGTAACACTTAAGGTTTGGCGTCAGAGAGGTCCGAAGGAGAAAGGACAGTTCGAGACATACAAAATTGAGAAGATCAATCAGAGTGTCTCTTTCTTGGAAATGTTGGATATCTTGAACGAGCAGTTGGTCAACGAGGGTAAGGAACCGATCGTATTCGATCACGACTGCCGCGAGGGTATCTGTGGCATGTGTTCATTGTATGTAAACGGACACCCGCACGGACCGGCAACTGGAGCTACGACTTGCCAGTTATATATGCGTCGTTTCCACGATGGAGAGACGATCACGATCGAACCGTGGCGTTCCGCAGGTTTCCCTGTTATCCGCGACTTGATGGTAGACCGCTACGCTTACGACAAAATCATCCAAGCGGGTGGTTTCACATCTGTCAACACAGGTGGTGTACCCGACGCTAATGCGATACCTATCCCAAAGAAGGACGCAGACTTAGCCATGGACGCTGCCGCTTGTATCGGTTGTGGCGCTTGTGCTGCCGCTTGTAAGAATGGTTCCGCTATGTTATTCGTATCCGCTAAGGTTAGCCAGCTGGCTTTGTTGCCTCAAGGTAAAGTCGAGGCTGCTCGCCGTGCCAAAGCTATGGTCGCTAAAATGGATGAGCTTGGCTTCGGTAACTGTACGAACACACGTGCTTGCGAGATGGAATGTCCGAAGAATATCTCCGTTAGCAACATCGCTCGTTTGAACCGCGAGTTCATTTGCGCTAAATTACAAGACTAA
- a CDS encoding 6-bladed beta-propeller: MKSVKLASILFYLNSVFVVSCFVSCGSSPTEASSLLTADIRGGMDKPGLLELGDEIKGVTFVPLEVTTDDASLIDGVYDYAVTDRYIYVFPVKEPRIVLFDRQGRFIRTLVKEGQGPGEFSGILPCIQVDERNDRLFLFSNNRVWEYTLEGEFIGQSTHEYSVIYMRHIGKDRFAAISFPFQPFNGGGFGLGLFSRKGDTIAIKNDFYSFLLPHEKSGFTTSIASAYSDAQNSVLFKTGSNDTVFCISADRISAACVLDLKNSDAEVIRSLDVTDMSNLRIEKKDPKDIFVQDMIEFPAHYYFRLLYNQGYYIASVDKKTGKTLVEKCEMPGSIYELADANLQHGMQGTRSYRNFPVWGRVIKDELVQVVTPYELNLYKSLHSITIPQELDLKGEEGNPVFVFYSLI, from the coding sequence ATGAAAAGTGTAAAGTTAGCCTCTATCTTGTTTTATTTAAATAGTGTTTTTGTCGTTTCTTGTTTCGTGTCATGCGGTTCTTCGCCAACGGAAGCGTCCTCTCTTTTAACTGCGGATATAAGAGGGGGGATGGATAAACCGGGGCTATTGGAATTAGGCGATGAGATCAAGGGGGTTACTTTTGTCCCTTTAGAGGTGACCACGGATGATGCCTCGTTGATAGACGGAGTTTATGATTATGCCGTGACAGATCGATATATCTATGTGTTTCCCGTAAAAGAGCCCCGTATCGTCCTGTTCGATCGGCAAGGGCGTTTTATCCGGACGTTGGTAAAAGAAGGGCAGGGGCCGGGTGAATTTAGCGGTATTCTGCCATGTATCCAAGTGGACGAACGTAATGATCGCCTTTTTTTATTTAGTAATAATCGAGTTTGGGAATATACGTTAGAAGGTGAATTTATCGGACAATCCACCCATGAGTATTCGGTAATCTATATGCGTCATATCGGAAAGGATCGTTTCGCCGCCATATCATTCCCTTTTCAGCCTTTCAACGGAGGGGGATTCGGATTGGGCCTATTTTCGAGGAAAGGGGATACGATAGCGATCAAGAATGATTTTTATTCCTTTTTATTACCCCATGAGAAGAGCGGGTTCACGACAAGTATCGCCTCCGCTTATTCTGATGCGCAAAACTCCGTGTTGTTTAAGACCGGTAGTAATGATACGGTCTTCTGTATCTCGGCGGATCGAATAAGTGCGGCTTGTGTCCTTGATCTGAAAAACTCGGATGCGGAAGTGATTCGTTCGTTGGATGTTACGGACATGAGTAATTTGCGAATTGAAAAAAAGGACCCCAAGGATATCTTTGTGCAAGATATGATTGAGTTTCCGGCACATTATTATTTCCGTTTATTGTATAACCAAGGCTATTATATCGCCTCTGTGGATAAAAAGACGGGAAAGACACTCGTGGAAAAATGCGAGATGCCGGGGTCTATCTATGAACTGGCGGACGCGAACCTTCAACATGGCATGCAGGGTACGAGAAGTTATCGGAATTTCCCGGTCTGGGGGAGGGTCATAAAAGATGAGTTGGTACAAGTAGTGACCCCGTATGAGCTAAACTTATATAAGTCGCTTCACTCGATCACGATTCCGCAGGAGTTGGACTTAAAAGGAGAGGAGGGCAATCCGGTTTTTGTGTTCTATTCGCTTATTTGA
- a CDS encoding tetratricopeptide repeat protein, translating into MNNLYTFAYMRKDLNGSRHFSIGIKFTILLFTIVILVLVLFSYRSDKHGNLFWQVEKLIPHHPDSALVLLEKVRDINGLSLREKARYCLLWTESRDEAGLRHTSDSIISIATDYYRTTRGCYWPPKAWFYRGKVYEDMDQPSLALECYLRALEYEGENWDYEFWGRLYNQMGMLYAEQELYGKAMSFLRKASAQYQLLNDAAGQDRILTEVKKYEMLRDSIGSLSARESIYQITSRYDVRPIREDLSKKELMLLQRGQERYLYAFIIGIILFICFLLYRRWRNTQENALRREEALRRSIASQQQRMREEKEENERQITLLEKRITKIKEEKDQELMLVSLQLEKQRLEICNESILNKESKHLLSVAILRKSEVYEKFHDRDAGKIISEDWELLEVLLNKAYDDFTLRLKKLYPVISDTELKACMLTKIGVPANQITRVLKYNSSVLRPRLFRKIFKKEGSTEAFVEFISNF; encoded by the coding sequence ATGAATAATTTATATACATTTGCCTATATGCGTAAGGATTTGAATGGGTCACGGCATTTTTCCATAGGGATCAAGTTTACGATCTTATTATTTACGATCGTGATCTTGGTTCTTGTGCTTTTTTCATATAGGAGCGACAAGCATGGCAACCTGTTCTGGCAGGTAGAGAAATTGATTCCGCATCATCCGGACAGTGCTTTGGTGTTATTAGAGAAAGTGAGGGATATCAATGGATTATCGCTTCGAGAGAAAGCCCGTTATTGTCTGTTATGGACCGAATCACGGGATGAGGCGGGATTGAGGCATACATCGGATTCCATAATCTCTATCGCTACGGATTATTATAGGACGACACGAGGCTGTTACTGGCCTCCCAAAGCTTGGTTTTACCGGGGGAAAGTCTATGAGGATATGGATCAACCGTCCCTAGCTTTGGAATGCTATTTACGTGCGTTGGAATATGAGGGAGAGAATTGGGATTATGAATTCTGGGGAAGGTTATATAACCAAATGGGGATGCTGTACGCCGAGCAGGAATTATATGGCAAGGCTATGTCTTTTTTGAGAAAAGCGAGTGCTCAATATCAGTTATTGAACGATGCGGCCGGACAAGACCGGATACTGACCGAGGTCAAGAAATACGAGATGTTACGGGATTCTATCGGATCACTATCAGCGAGAGAATCGATTTATCAGATCACTTCCCGCTATGATGTAAGGCCGATCCGTGAGGACTTGTCTAAGAAAGAGTTGATGCTATTACAAAGGGGACAGGAGCGTTATCTGTACGCATTTATTATCGGCATAATCCTATTTATTTGCTTCCTCCTTTATCGGCGATGGAGAAATACGCAGGAAAACGCTCTTCGAAGGGAAGAAGCCTTGCGACGTTCGATTGCTAGCCAGCAACAACGTATGCGAGAAGAAAAAGAAGAGAATGAACGGCAAATCACCCTTTTGGAAAAAAGAATTACGAAAATAAAGGAAGAAAAGGATCAAGAGTTGATGTTGGTTTCCTTACAATTGGAAAAACAACGGCTGGAAATTTGTAACGAGTCGATTCTTAATAAGGAGAGTAAGCATTTATTATCTGTCGCGATCTTGCGGAAATCGGAGGTCTATGAGAAGTTTCACGATCGGGATGCCGGCAAGATTATCTCTGAGGATTGGGAGCTTTTGGAGGTTTTGTTGAATAAGGCTTATGATGACTTTACCTTACGGCTGAAAAAGCTATATCCTGTTATTTCCGATACGGAGTTGAAGGCCTGTATGCTCACGAAAATCGGTGTTCCCGCCAACCAGATCACACGGGTATTGAAATATAATAGTTCGGTACTTCGTCCTCGTCTATTCCGGAAGATTTTTAAGAAAGAAGGTTCTACGGAGGCATTTGTGGAGTTTATATCAAACTTTTGA
- a CDS encoding radical SAM protein: MDKKRTTSSFRAMSTERKLESIFLFVTGRCNAKCAMCFYAQEMDKKQPDLTFDEIKKISETAGQFNRLWISGGEPTLREDLPEILELFYKNNHIKDVNIPTNGLKPDRIVEWVKRFRQNCPDCNINVSLSLDGFGATHDTQRGVPGNFYKALETLRKIQENFGDDGKVLKNIATVITKYNIDQIEDFMTWVYGRFRTSTHTIEAARGMTRDDGVKILTESTLRKIQDDISPIYSAYADRMVADTTGLRKPITRFFYLGLIRTLYNVRASNIDHPTPWGMDCTAGETTLVIDYDGRFRACELREPLGNIKEYGCDISKVMNSEAMKQEIAAIGHGYKANCWCTHGCWITSSVIFNPRKMIRSVYKGYRETKRLNHPLAINEQKLQTMEAKYHLDIERLRQLNIR, translated from the coding sequence ATGGACAAAAAACGAACCACCAGTTCTTTCAGGGCAATGAGCACGGAAAGAAAACTCGAGTCGATCTTCCTTTTCGTAACAGGCCGATGCAACGCCAAATGCGCAATGTGTTTCTATGCCCAAGAAATGGATAAGAAGCAACCCGACCTCACTTTCGATGAAATCAAGAAGATATCAGAAACCGCCGGGCAATTCAATCGATTATGGATATCCGGGGGTGAGCCTACCTTGCGTGAGGATCTACCGGAAATATTGGAGTTATTCTACAAAAACAACCATATCAAAGATGTGAACATCCCTACGAACGGCTTAAAACCAGACCGGATCGTCGAATGGGTAAAACGGTTCCGCCAGAACTGCCCGGATTGTAATATTAACGTAAGCCTTTCCTTGGATGGTTTCGGTGCGACCCACGATACACAGAGAGGCGTACCGGGCAACTTCTATAAGGCCTTGGAAACCCTGCGTAAGATACAGGAGAATTTCGGAGATGACGGCAAAGTCTTAAAAAATATAGCAACCGTTATCACGAAATACAATATAGACCAGATAGAAGACTTCATGACTTGGGTATACGGACGTTTCCGCACCTCCACGCATACAATTGAGGCTGCCAGAGGCATGACCCGTGACGATGGCGTGAAAATCCTAACCGAGTCAACGCTACGCAAAATACAAGATGACATATCCCCTATCTATTCAGCTTATGCGGATCGGATGGTAGCGGATACCACCGGCTTAAGGAAACCGATCACACGCTTCTTCTATCTCGGCCTTATACGTACCTTATATAATGTGCGTGCCAGCAACATAGATCACCCGACCCCTTGGGGGATGGATTGTACGGCCGGAGAGACTACCTTGGTAATCGACTACGACGGACGTTTTCGTGCCTGCGAGCTACGGGAACCGCTCGGAAATATAAAAGAGTATGGTTGCGATATAAGTAAAGTGATGAATAGCGAAGCGATGAAACAGGAAATAGCCGCTATCGGACATGGGTATAAAGCCAACTGTTGGTGTACGCACGGCTGCTGGATCACCTCATCCGTCATTTTCAATCCACGTAAGATGATTCGCTCCGTATATAAAGGATACCGGGAAACGAAACGATTGAATCATCCCTTAGCCATCAATGAGCAGAAACTACAAACGATGGAAGCCAAATACCATCTGGACATTGAGCGTTTGCGTCAACTGAATATCCGGTAA
- a CDS encoding energy transducer TonB has product MKKAIMNTMIILFALAMCVGCGQSSEQKEESVPTDVTKAEKQEQVQVEAEDEDTLENGEQVFRVVEVMPKFPGGDAELLKFIAKNVKYPQESQNKGEQGRVICSFVVTKDGTLTNYKVIRGISPALDQEAVRVLQMMPRWTPGTQRGEPVAVKYTVPITFKLQ; this is encoded by the coding sequence ATGAAAAAGGCGATTATGAACACAATGATCATCCTGTTCGCTTTGGCGATGTGCGTAGGATGCGGACAGTCTTCGGAACAAAAAGAAGAAAGTGTTCCGACAGATGTAACAAAGGCAGAAAAACAAGAGCAAGTACAGGTGGAAGCGGAGGACGAAGATACGCTGGAAAATGGAGAGCAGGTATTTAGGGTAGTAGAGGTGATGCCGAAGTTTCCCGGCGGTGATGCGGAGCTTTTGAAATTTATAGCCAAGAATGTAAAGTATCCACAAGAAAGCCAAAACAAAGGAGAGCAAGGCCGTGTGATTTGTTCGTTTGTGGTAACGAAGGATGGAACACTTACGAATTACAAGGTCATTAGAGGAATCTCCCCGGCATTAGACCAAGAGGCGGTTCGAGTTTTGCAAATGATGCCTCGTTGGACACCGGGCACGCAAAGAGGCGAGCCGGTAGCCGTGAAATATACGGTGCCGATCACATTTAAGTTGCAATAA
- a CDS encoding succinate dehydrogenase cytochrome b subunit: MWLLNSSIGKKLIMSISGLFLVLFLLFHLSMNVAAVFSGEAYNMVCSLLGSNWYAVAATLVLAAGVVIHFVYAIILTLQNRKARGNDRYAINARPKGVEWASQNMFVLGLIVILFMLLHFSQFWYKMMFAELIGHHEVALGSAMVSPQDGAAFINYYFQGNAVITVLYLIWYVALWFHLTHGFWSAIQTIGWNNTIWMNRWECISKIVATVICGLFAIITIIFFLNGVGA; this comes from the coding sequence ATGTGGTTACTTAATTCTTCTATCGGGAAGAAGCTGATAATGAGTATATCAGGCCTCTTTCTTGTTCTGTTCTTATTGTTCCACCTGTCGATGAACGTGGCGGCCGTTTTCTCCGGAGAGGCTTATAACATGGTTTGTTCGCTGTTGGGCTCTAATTGGTACGCTGTGGCAGCTACTCTCGTATTGGCCGCAGGCGTTGTGATCCACTTCGTGTACGCTATCATTCTTACCTTGCAAAACCGTAAGGCACGTGGTAACGACCGTTACGCTATCAACGCTCGTCCGAAAGGCGTGGAATGGGCATCTCAGAACATGTTCGTTTTGGGTTTGATTGTTATCCTGTTCATGCTGTTGCACTTCAGCCAGTTCTGGTATAAGATGATGTTCGCCGAATTGATCGGTCATCACGAAGTTGCATTGGGGTCAGCTATGGTATCTCCACAAGACGGAGCCGCTTTTATCAACTATTACTTCCAAGGTAATGCCGTGATCACTGTTCTTTATTTGATCTGGTACGTGGCTTTGTGGTTCCACTTGACTCACGGGTTCTGGAGCGCTATCCAAACAATTGGTTGGAATAATACGATCTGGATGAACCGTTGGGAATGTATCTCTAAGATCGTAGCTACGGTTATTTGCGGACTTTTCGCGATCATTACTATCATCTTCTTCCTAAACGGAGTAGGTGCTTAA
- a CDS encoding fumarate reductase/succinate dehydrogenase flavoprotein subunit, with protein MSEINSKIPQGPLAEKWTNYKNHQKLVNPANKRRLDVIVVGTGLAGASAAASLAEMGFNVLNFCIQDSPRRAHSIAAQGGINAAKNYQNDGDSVYRLFYDTIKGGDYRAREANVYRLAEVSNSIIDQCVAQGVPFAREYGGLLDNRSFGGAQVSRTFYARGQTGQQLLLGAYSALSRQIGLGKVKMYTRHEMLDVVKVDGRARGIIARNLITGKIERYAAHAVVVATGGYVNTFFLSTNAMASNGSAAWQCYKKGAYFANPCMVQIHPTCVPVKGDFQSKLTLMSESLRNDGRIWVPKKLEDAKALQAGTKKGKDIPEADRDYYLERRYPAFGNLVPRDVASRAAKERCDAGFGVNSTGLAVFLDFSDAINRLGKEVVKQKYGNLFDMYEEITNDNPYETPMMIYPALHYSMGGLWVDYELMTSIPGLFAIGEANFSDHGANRLGASALMQGLADGYFVLPYTIQNYLSDQIQVPRFSTDLPEFVEAEKAIKDRIQKLMNVKGKETVDTIHRKLGHIMWEHIGMARDAKGLQEAIQMLKDLKKEFWSNVFIPGNADNLNTELEKALRVADFIEIGTLMAHDALDRAESCGGHFRTEHQTEEGEALRHDDKFMYVSCWEYQGEDKDPVMLKEDLNYEFVVPQTRNYKK; from the coding sequence ATGTCTGAAATAAATTCTAAAATACCTCAAGGCCCGTTGGCTGAGAAGTGGACTAATTATAAAAATCACCAGAAATTGGTGAACCCCGCTAACAAGCGTCGTTTGGATGTTATCGTAGTCGGTACAGGTTTGGCCGGAGCTTCCGCTGCCGCATCTTTGGCAGAGATGGGATTCAACGTATTGAACTTCTGTATCCAAGATTCTCCCCGCCGTGCGCACTCTATCGCCGCTCAAGGTGGTATCAACGCCGCTAAGAACTACCAGAATGATGGTGACTCTGTTTACCGTTTGTTCTACGATACGATCAAAGGTGGTGACTACCGTGCTCGTGAGGCTAACGTTTATCGTTTGGCTGAGGTTTCTAACTCAATCATCGACCAGTGCGTGGCTCAAGGCGTTCCTTTCGCTCGCGAATATGGTGGTTTGTTGGATAACCGTTCATTCGGTGGCGCTCAGGTATCGCGTACGTTCTACGCCCGTGGCCAGACGGGTCAGCAGCTTTTGTTAGGCGCTTATTCAGCGTTGAGCCGTCAGATCGGTTTGGGTAAGGTTAAGATGTACACTCGTCATGAGATGTTGGATGTAGTTAAGGTAGACGGTCGTGCTCGTGGTATCATCGCCCGCAACTTGATTACAGGTAAGATCGAGCGTTACGCCGCTCACGCTGTAGTTGTAGCTACGGGTGGTTACGTTAATACGTTCTTCTTGTCAACCAACGCTATGGCATCTAACGGTTCCGCCGCATGGCAATGCTACAAGAAAGGCGCTTACTTCGCTAATCCTTGTATGGTTCAGATCCACCCGACTTGCGTACCGGTGAAAGGTGACTTCCAATCTAAATTGACTTTGATGTCCGAATCCTTGCGTAACGACGGCCGTATCTGGGTTCCGAAGAAACTGGAAGACGCTAAAGCTCTACAGGCCGGAACGAAGAAAGGTAAAGATATTCCCGAGGCAGACCGTGATTATTATTTGGAGCGTCGTTATCCGGCATTCGGAAACTTGGTTCCTCGCGACGTGGCTTCTCGTGCCGCTAAAGAGCGTTGCGACGCAGGTTTCGGCGTGAACAGCACGGGCTTGGCCGTATTCTTGGATTTCTCCGACGCGATCAATCGCTTGGGTAAAGAGGTCGTTAAGCAGAAATACGGTAACTTGTTCGATATGTACGAAGAGATCACGAACGATAATCCATACGAGACTCCGATGATGATCTACCCGGCATTGCACTACTCAATGGGTGGATTGTGGGTTGACTATGAGTTGATGACCTCCATTCCGGGTCTGTTCGCTATCGGTGAGGCAAACTTCTCCGATCACGGAGCGAACCGTTTAGGTGCTTCCGCTTTGATGCAGGGATTGGCCGATGGTTATTTCGTATTACCATACACGATCCAGAACTATTTGTCCGACCAAATCCAAGTTCCTCGCTTCAGCACGGATCTGCCGGAGTTCGTCGAGGCAGAAAAGGCCATCAAGGATCGTATCCAAAAATTGATGAACGTCAAGGGTAAAGAAACCGTAGACACTATCCACCGCAAACTAGGTCATATCATGTGGGAACATATCGGTATGGCACGCGACGCAAAAGGTTTGCAAGAAGCTATCCAGATGCTGAAAGACTTGAAGAAAGAGTTCTGGAGCAACGTATTCATCCCAGGCAACGCAGACAACTTGAATACCGAGTTAGAGAAAGCATTACGTGTAGCCGACTTTATCGAGATCGGTACATTGATGGCACACGATGCTTTGGACCGCGCTGAGTCTTGTGGTGGTCACTTCCGTACGGAGCACCAGACAGAAGAAGGTGAGGCCTTGCGTCATGACGATAAGTTCATGTACGTATCTTGCTGGGAGTACCAAGGCGAGGACAAAGATCCTGTCATGTTGAAAGAGGATTTGAACTATGAGTTCGTTGTTCCTCAAACACGTAACTACAAGAAGTAA